The DNA region TCTTCAGGCGGGTGTTGCCGAGATCCAGGGGGGCCAAGAGATGGGGATAGGGTGACGACATGGGGTTTCGCTCTCGTGCTCGGGGTGGTCGGGGTGAACGGTGCGGTCGCTGCCTCAGGCCTGGTTCGGCGCGCTCTCGAGATCCCGGGTGTCGCAGCCTTTGTCATCGAGATAGCGGATGATCATGGCACAACTTTCGTCGAGTTCGCCCAGCGCCTCGTCGATGTCGCGCCGTTGGCTCCGCAGGCTGGCCATGCGCTCCAGGCATTTGACGTGAAGCAGGCGCAACTGGGCCTCCTGGCCGTCGCCGATATCGTAGAGGTCGAGCATCTCCTTGATGTCGTCGAGCCGGAAGCCGAGCCTTTTTCCGCGCATGATGAGCAACAGGCGCGCCCGTTCGCGGCGCCCGTAGAGGCGGCCCTGGCCGTTGCGCCGGGGCTTGATCAGTTTCTTTTCCTCGTAGAAGCGGATGGCCCGCGGCGTGGTTTCGAACTCCTGGGCCAATTCACCGATGGTGTATGTTTTTTCGGTTTTTTCCACTGCCTATCCCCCGCGGATTGGAACCGGGCGTCTTGGTCGACCGGACCTTCGCGGCAACCCGAACAGCGCCTCGGCGGAGGCCTTCTGTATACCTTGACGTTTACGTTAACGTCAAGGTGTCTTGGGGGGCCTTTCCCGCCCTGTCGTA from Alphaproteobacteria bacterium includes:
- a CDS encoding MerR family DNA-binding transcriptional regulator — encoded protein: MEKTEKTYTIGELAQEFETTPRAIRFYEEKKLIKPRRNGQGRLYGRRERARLLLIMRGKRLGFRLDDIKEMLDLYDIGDGQEAQLRLLHVKCLERMASLRSQRRDIDEALGELDESCAMIIRYLDDKGCDTRDLESAPNQA